From Camelus ferus isolate YT-003-E chromosome 18, BCGSAC_Cfer_1.0, whole genome shotgun sequence, one genomic window encodes:
- the ELN gene encoding elastin isoform X9 — MAGLTAAALRPGVLLLLLSIVHPSQPGGVPGAIPGGVPGGVFYPGAGLGGLGVGALGPGGKPPKPGVGGLAGAGLGAGLGAFPAGAFPGALVPSGAAAAAYKAAAKAGAGLGGVGGIGGIGGLGVSTGAVVPQLGAGVGAAGKPGKVPGVGIPGVYPGGVLPGTGARFPGIGVLPGVPTGAGVKAKAPGVGGAFAGIPGVGPFGGQQPGVPLGYPIKAPKLPGGYGLPYSTGKLPYGFGPGGVAGAAGKAGYPTGTGVGTQAAAAAAAKAAKFGAAGAGVLPGVGVGVPGVAGAIPGIGGIAGAGAPDAAAAAAAAKAAAKAAKYGAPGLVPGVPGFVPGVGVPGVGVPGVGVPGVGVPGVGVPGVGVPGVGVPGVGVPGAVSPAAAAKAEAKAAKYGAKAGVGVGGIPTFGVGAGGIPGYGVGVGGVPGAGISPAAQAAAAAKAAKIGAAGALGGLVPGAAGAIPGVPVVGGVPGVVTPAAAAAAKAAAKAAQFGLGPGVGVVPGVGVAPGVGVAPGVGVAPGVGVAPGVGVAPGVGIGPGGVIGAGVPAAAKSAAKAAAKAQFRAAAGLPAGVPGFGVGVGIPGFDAGVGVPGFGAGAVPGPLAAAKAAKYGAGGIGALGGLGDLGGAGIPGGVAGVGPAAAAAAKAAAKAAQFGLGVPGGLGVGGLGVGGLGAGGIVPGVGPFGGVSPAAAAKAAKYGVAARPGFGLSPIFPGGACLGKSCGRKRK, encoded by the exons GGGTCCCAGGGGCTATTCCTGGTGGAGTTCCTGGAGGCGTCTTCTACCCAG GAGCTGGTCTAGGAGGCCTGGGAGTAGGAG CACTGGGCCCTGGAGGCAAACCACCCAAGCCAG GTGTTGGAGGGCTCGCAGGCGCTGGCCTTGGGGCAG ggctCGGGGCCTTTCCTGCAGGCGCCTTCCCGGGGGCTTTGGTGCCCAGTGGTGCGGCCGCAGCAGCCTATAAAGCTGCTGCCAAGGCTG GTGCTGGGCTTGGTGGTGTTGGCGGTATTGGCGGCATTGGTGGCTTAGGAGTGTCTACAG GTGCGGTGGTGCCTCAGCTTGGAGCAGGAGTCGGAGCTGCAGGGAAGCCTGGGAAAGTGCCAG GTGTGGGGATCCCAGGTGTATACCCAGGTGGAGTGCTCCCAGGCACAG GAGCTCGCTTCCCAGGTATAGGGGTGCTCCCTGGGGTTCCCACTGGAGCAGGAGTCAAGGCCAAGGCCCCAG GTGTAGGTGGAGCTTTTGCTGGAATCCCAG GAGTTGGACCCTTTGGGGGTCAGCAGCCTGGAGTCCCGCTGGGGTACCCCATCAAGGCACCCAAACTACCAG gtgGCTATGGACTGCCCTACAGCACTGGGAAGCTGCCCTATG GCTTTGGGCCCGGAGGAGTGGCTGGTGCCGCGGGCAAGGCTGGGTACCCGACTGGGACAG gAGTTGGCACCcaggcggcggcagcagcagcagctaaaGCAGCAAAGTTTG GTGCTGCAGGAGCCGGAGTTCTCCCTGGGGTTGGTGTCGGCGTTCCTGGCGTGGCTGGCGCAATTCCTGGCATTGGAGGCATCGCAG gggctggggctccagatgctgctgctgctgctgctgctgcaaagGCGGCTGCTAAGGCAGCCAAATATG GGGCTCCTGGATTGGTGCCTGGGGTGCCAGGCTTTGTCCCAGGAGTTGGAGTTCCTGGTGTTGGGGTCCCTGGTGTTGGAGTCCCAGGAGTTGGAGTCCCTGGTGTTGGGGTCCCAGGAGTTGGAGTCCCAGGAGTTGGAGTCCCAGGAGTTGGAGTCCCAG GGGCTGTGTCACCAGCTGCAGCTGCTAAAGCAGAGGCCAAAGCAGCCAAATACG GGGCCAAAGCCGGGGTGGGAGTTGGAGGCATTCCCACTTTCGGGGTTGGCGCTGGGGGCATTCCTGGCTACGGTGTCGGTGTTGGAGGTGTTCCTGGAGCTGGCATTTCCC CTGCAGCCCAGGCAGCCGCCGCAGCCAAGGCAGCCAAGATTG GTGctgcaggggccctgggaggacTGGTGCCAGGTGCCGCAGGAGCAATACCCGGTGTGCCAGTCGTTGGAGGGGTGCCAG GAGTAGTGACTCCAGCAGCTGCCGCCGCTGCCAAAGCAGCCGCCAAAGCAGCCCAGTTTG GGTTAGGCCCTGGTGTTGGTGTGGTTCCTGGTGTTGGTGTGGCTCCCGGCGTTGGTGTGGCTCCCGGCGTTGGTGTGGCTCCCGGTGTTGGTGTGGCTCCCGGTGTTGGTGTGGCTCCTGGCGTTGGCATTGGCCCTGGCGGTGTTATAG gaGCAGGGGTCCCGGCTGCAGCCAAATCCGCTGCTAAGGCAGCCGCCAAAGCCCAGTTCC gggCTGCCGCTGGGCTTCCTGCTGGCGTTCCTGGATTTGGAGTTGGTGTCGGAATTCCTGGATTTGACGCTGGTGTTGGTGTTCCTGGCtttggggcaggggcag TGCCTGGACCCCTGGCTGCAGCTAAAGCAGCCAAATATG GAGCAGGAGGGATTGGGGCCCTCGGAGGGCTTGGAGACCTTGGTGGAGCCGGTATCCCTGGTGGTGTGGCAG gagtTGGacccgctgctgctgctgctgccaaaGCCGCTGCCAAAGCCGCTCAATTTG GCCTGGGGGTACCCGGTGGGCTCGGAGTCGGAGGACTGGGAGTTGGAGGTCTTGGGGCCGGTGGAATTGTCCCAGGGGTTGGGCCCTTTGGAG GTGTGTCCCCAGCTGCAGCAGCTAAAG
- the ELN gene encoding elastin isoform X4 produces MAGLTAAALRPGVLLLLLSIVHPSQPGGVPGAIPGGVPGGVFYPGAGLGGLGVGALGPGGKPPKPGVGGLAGAGLGAGLGAFPAGAFPGALVPSGAAAAAYKAAAKAGAGLGGVGGIGGIGGLGVSTGAVVPQLGAGVGAAGKPGKVPGVGIPGVYPGGVLPGTGARFPGIGVLPGVPTGAGVKAKAPGVGGAFAGIPGVGPFGGQQPGVPLGYPIKAPKLPGFGPGGVAGAAGKAGYPTGTGVGTQAAAAAAAKAAKFGAAGAGVLPGVGVGVPGVAGAIPGIGGIAGAGAPDAAAAAAAAKAAAKAAKYGAPGLVPGVPGFVPGVGVPGVGVPGVGVPGVGVPGVGVPGVGVPGVGVPGVGVPGVGVPGAVSPAAAAKAEAKAAKYGAKAGVGVGGIPTFGVGAGGIPGYGVGVGGVPGAGISPAAQAAAAAKAAKIGAAGALGGLVPGAAGAIPGVPVVGGVPGVVTPAAAAAAKAAAKAAQFGLGPGVGVVPGVGVAPGVGVAPGVGVAPGVGVAPGVGVAPGVGIGPGGVIGAGVPAAAKSAAKAAAKAQFRAAAGLPAGVPGFGVGVGIPGFDAGVGVPGFGAGAVPGPLAAAKAAKYGAGGIGALGGLGDLGGAGIPGGVAGVGPAAAAAAKAAAKAAQFGLGVPGGLGVGGLGVGGLGAGGIVPGVGPFGGVSPAAAAKAAKYGVAARPGFGLSPIFPGGGAGGLGVGGGACLGKSCGRKRK; encoded by the exons GGGTCCCAGGGGCTATTCCTGGTGGAGTTCCTGGAGGCGTCTTCTACCCAG GAGCTGGTCTAGGAGGCCTGGGAGTAGGAG CACTGGGCCCTGGAGGCAAACCACCCAAGCCAG GTGTTGGAGGGCTCGCAGGCGCTGGCCTTGGGGCAG ggctCGGGGCCTTTCCTGCAGGCGCCTTCCCGGGGGCTTTGGTGCCCAGTGGTGCGGCCGCAGCAGCCTATAAAGCTGCTGCCAAGGCTG GTGCTGGGCTTGGTGGTGTTGGCGGTATTGGCGGCATTGGTGGCTTAGGAGTGTCTACAG GTGCGGTGGTGCCTCAGCTTGGAGCAGGAGTCGGAGCTGCAGGGAAGCCTGGGAAAGTGCCAG GTGTGGGGATCCCAGGTGTATACCCAGGTGGAGTGCTCCCAGGCACAG GAGCTCGCTTCCCAGGTATAGGGGTGCTCCCTGGGGTTCCCACTGGAGCAGGAGTCAAGGCCAAGGCCCCAG GTGTAGGTGGAGCTTTTGCTGGAATCCCAG GAGTTGGACCCTTTGGGGGTCAGCAGCCTGGAGTCCCGCTGGGGTACCCCATCAAGGCACCCAAACTACCAG GCTTTGGGCCCGGAGGAGTGGCTGGTGCCGCGGGCAAGGCTGGGTACCCGACTGGGACAG gAGTTGGCACCcaggcggcggcagcagcagcagctaaaGCAGCAAAGTTTG GTGCTGCAGGAGCCGGAGTTCTCCCTGGGGTTGGTGTCGGCGTTCCTGGCGTGGCTGGCGCAATTCCTGGCATTGGAGGCATCGCAG gggctggggctccagatgctgctgctgctgctgctgctgcaaagGCGGCTGCTAAGGCAGCCAAATATG GGGCTCCTGGATTGGTGCCTGGGGTGCCAGGCTTTGTCCCAGGAGTTGGAGTTCCTGGTGTTGGGGTCCCTGGTGTTGGAGTCCCAGGAGTTGGAGTCCCTGGTGTTGGGGTCCCAGGAGTTGGAGTCCCAGGAGTTGGAGTCCCAGGAGTTGGAGTCCCAGGTGTTGGAGTCCCAG GGGCTGTGTCACCAGCTGCAGCTGCTAAAGCAGAGGCCAAAGCAGCCAAATACG GGGCCAAAGCCGGGGTGGGAGTTGGAGGCATTCCCACTTTCGGGGTTGGCGCTGGGGGCATTCCTGGCTACGGTGTCGGTGTTGGAGGTGTTCCTGGAGCTGGCATTTCCC CTGCAGCCCAGGCAGCCGCCGCAGCCAAGGCAGCCAAGATTG GTGctgcaggggccctgggaggacTGGTGCCAGGTGCCGCAGGAGCAATACCCGGTGTGCCAGTCGTTGGAGGGGTGCCAG GAGTAGTGACTCCAGCAGCTGCCGCCGCTGCCAAAGCAGCCGCCAAAGCAGCCCAGTTTG GGTTAGGCCCTGGTGTTGGTGTGGTTCCTGGTGTTGGTGTGGCTCCCGGCGTTGGTGTGGCTCCCGGCGTTGGTGTGGCTCCCGGTGTTGGTGTGGCTCCCGGTGTTGGTGTGGCTCCTGGCGTTGGCATTGGCCCTGGCGGTGTTATAG gaGCAGGGGTCCCGGCTGCAGCCAAATCCGCTGCTAAGGCAGCCGCCAAAGCCCAGTTCC gggCTGCCGCTGGGCTTCCTGCTGGCGTTCCTGGATTTGGAGTTGGTGTCGGAATTCCTGGATTTGACGCTGGTGTTGGTGTTCCTGGCtttggggcaggggcag TGCCTGGACCCCTGGCTGCAGCTAAAGCAGCCAAATATG GAGCAGGAGGGATTGGGGCCCTCGGAGGGCTTGGAGACCTTGGTGGAGCCGGTATCCCTGGTGGTGTGGCAG gagtTGGacccgctgctgctgctgctgccaaaGCCGCTGCCAAAGCCGCTCAATTTG GCCTGGGGGTACCCGGTGGGCTCGGAGTCGGAGGACTGGGAGTTGGAGGTCTTGGGGCCGGTGGAATTGTCCCAGGGGTTGGGCCCTTTGGAG GTGTGTCCCCAGCTGCAGCAGCTAAAG
- the ELN gene encoding elastin isoform X6, whose protein sequence is MAGLTAAALRPGVLLLLLSIVHPSQPGGVPGAIPGGVPGGVFYPGAGLGGLGVGALGPGGKPPKPGVGGLAGAGLGAGLGAFPAGAFPGALVPSGAAAAAYKAAAKAGAVVPQLGAGVGAAGKPGKVPGVGIPGVYPGGVLPGTGARFPGIGVLPGVPTGAGVKAKAPGVGGAFAGIPGVGPFGGQQPGVPLGYPIKAPKLPGGYGLPYSTGKLPYGFGPGGVAGAAGKAGYPTGTGVGTQAAAAAAAKAAKFGAAGAGVLPGVGVGVPGVAGAIPGIGGIAGAGAPDAAAAAAAAKAAAKAAKYGAPGLVPGVPGFVPGVGVPGVGVPGVGVPGVGVPGVGVPGVGVPGVGVPGVGVPGVGVPGAVSPAAAAKAEAKAAKYGAKAGVGVGGIPTFGVGAGGIPGYGVGVGGVPGAGISPAAQAAAAAKAAKIGAAGALGGLVPGAAGAIPGVPVVGGVPGVVTPAAAAAAKAAAKAAQFGLGPGVGVVPGVGVAPGVGVAPGVGVAPGVGVAPGVGVAPGVGIGPGGVIGAGVPAAAKSAAKAAAKAQFRAAAGLPAGVPGFGVGVGIPGFDAGVGVPGFGAGAVPGPLAAAKAAKYGAGGIGALGGLGDLGGAGIPGGVAGVGPAAAAAAKAAAKAAQFGLGVPGGLGVGGLGVGGLGAGGIVPGVGPFGGVSPAAAAKAAKYGVAARPGFGLSPIFPGGGAGGLGVGGGACLGKSCGRKRK, encoded by the exons GGGTCCCAGGGGCTATTCCTGGTGGAGTTCCTGGAGGCGTCTTCTACCCAG GAGCTGGTCTAGGAGGCCTGGGAGTAGGAG CACTGGGCCCTGGAGGCAAACCACCCAAGCCAG GTGTTGGAGGGCTCGCAGGCGCTGGCCTTGGGGCAG ggctCGGGGCCTTTCCTGCAGGCGCCTTCCCGGGGGCTTTGGTGCCCAGTGGTGCGGCCGCAGCAGCCTATAAAGCTGCTGCCAAGGCTG GTGCGGTGGTGCCTCAGCTTGGAGCAGGAGTCGGAGCTGCAGGGAAGCCTGGGAAAGTGCCAG GTGTGGGGATCCCAGGTGTATACCCAGGTGGAGTGCTCCCAGGCACAG GAGCTCGCTTCCCAGGTATAGGGGTGCTCCCTGGGGTTCCCACTGGAGCAGGAGTCAAGGCCAAGGCCCCAG GTGTAGGTGGAGCTTTTGCTGGAATCCCAG GAGTTGGACCCTTTGGGGGTCAGCAGCCTGGAGTCCCGCTGGGGTACCCCATCAAGGCACCCAAACTACCAG gtgGCTATGGACTGCCCTACAGCACTGGGAAGCTGCCCTATG GCTTTGGGCCCGGAGGAGTGGCTGGTGCCGCGGGCAAGGCTGGGTACCCGACTGGGACAG gAGTTGGCACCcaggcggcggcagcagcagcagctaaaGCAGCAAAGTTTG GTGCTGCAGGAGCCGGAGTTCTCCCTGGGGTTGGTGTCGGCGTTCCTGGCGTGGCTGGCGCAATTCCTGGCATTGGAGGCATCGCAG gggctggggctccagatgctgctgctgctgctgctgctgcaaagGCGGCTGCTAAGGCAGCCAAATATG GGGCTCCTGGATTGGTGCCTGGGGTGCCAGGCTTTGTCCCAGGAGTTGGAGTTCCTGGTGTTGGGGTCCCTGGTGTTGGAGTCCCAGGAGTTGGAGTCCCTGGTGTTGGGGTCCCAGGAGTTGGAGTCCCAGGAGTTGGAGTCCCAGGAGTTGGAGTCCCAGGTGTTGGAGTCCCAG GGGCTGTGTCACCAGCTGCAGCTGCTAAAGCAGAGGCCAAAGCAGCCAAATACG GGGCCAAAGCCGGGGTGGGAGTTGGAGGCATTCCCACTTTCGGGGTTGGCGCTGGGGGCATTCCTGGCTACGGTGTCGGTGTTGGAGGTGTTCCTGGAGCTGGCATTTCCC CTGCAGCCCAGGCAGCCGCCGCAGCCAAGGCAGCCAAGATTG GTGctgcaggggccctgggaggacTGGTGCCAGGTGCCGCAGGAGCAATACCCGGTGTGCCAGTCGTTGGAGGGGTGCCAG GAGTAGTGACTCCAGCAGCTGCCGCCGCTGCCAAAGCAGCCGCCAAAGCAGCCCAGTTTG GGTTAGGCCCTGGTGTTGGTGTGGTTCCTGGTGTTGGTGTGGCTCCCGGCGTTGGTGTGGCTCCCGGCGTTGGTGTGGCTCCCGGTGTTGGTGTGGCTCCCGGTGTTGGTGTGGCTCCTGGCGTTGGCATTGGCCCTGGCGGTGTTATAG gaGCAGGGGTCCCGGCTGCAGCCAAATCCGCTGCTAAGGCAGCCGCCAAAGCCCAGTTCC gggCTGCCGCTGGGCTTCCTGCTGGCGTTCCTGGATTTGGAGTTGGTGTCGGAATTCCTGGATTTGACGCTGGTGTTGGTGTTCCTGGCtttggggcaggggcag TGCCTGGACCCCTGGCTGCAGCTAAAGCAGCCAAATATG GAGCAGGAGGGATTGGGGCCCTCGGAGGGCTTGGAGACCTTGGTGGAGCCGGTATCCCTGGTGGTGTGGCAG gagtTGGacccgctgctgctgctgctgccaaaGCCGCTGCCAAAGCCGCTCAATTTG GCCTGGGGGTACCCGGTGGGCTCGGAGTCGGAGGACTGGGAGTTGGAGGTCTTGGGGCCGGTGGAATTGTCCCAGGGGTTGGGCCCTTTGGAG GTGTGTCCCCAGCTGCAGCAGCTAAAG
- the ELN gene encoding elastin isoform X5, translated as MAGLTAAALRPGVLLLLLSIVHPSQPGGVPGAIPGGVPGGVFYPGAGLGGLGVGALGPGGKPPKPGVGGLAGAGLGAGLGAFPAGAFPGALVPSGAAAAAYKAAAKAGAGLGGVGGIGGIGGLGVSTGAVVPQLGAGVGAAGKPGKVPGVGIPGVYPGGVLPGTGARFPGIGVLPGVPTGAGVKAKAPGVGGAFAGIPGVGPFGGQQPGVPLGYPIKAPKLPGGYGLPYSTGKLPYGFGPGGVAGAAGKAGYPTGTGVGTQAAAAAAAKAAKFGAAGAGVLPGVGVGVPGVAGAIPGIGGIAGAGAPDAAAAAAAAKAAAKAAKYGAPGLVPGVPGFVPGVGVPGVGVPGVGVPGVGVPGVGVPGVGVPGVGVPGVGVPGVGVPGAVSPAAAAKAEAKAAKYGAKAGVGVGGIPTFGVGAGGIPGYGVGVGGVPGAGISPAAQAAAAAKAAKIGAAGALGGLVPGAAGAIPGVPVVGGVPGVVTPAAAAAAKAAAKAAQFGLGPGVGVVPGVGVAPGVGVAPGVGVAPGVGVAPGVGVAPGVGIGPGGVIGAGVPAAAKSAAKAAAKAQFRAAAGLPAGVPGFGVGVGIPGFDAGVGVPGFGAGAVPGPLAAAKAAKYGAGGIGALGGLGDLGGAGIPGGVAGVGPAAAAAAKAAAKAAQFGLGVPGGLGVGGLGVGGLGAGGIVPGVGPFGGVSPAAAAKAAKYGGGAGGLGVGGGACLGKSCGRKRK; from the exons GGGTCCCAGGGGCTATTCCTGGTGGAGTTCCTGGAGGCGTCTTCTACCCAG GAGCTGGTCTAGGAGGCCTGGGAGTAGGAG CACTGGGCCCTGGAGGCAAACCACCCAAGCCAG GTGTTGGAGGGCTCGCAGGCGCTGGCCTTGGGGCAG ggctCGGGGCCTTTCCTGCAGGCGCCTTCCCGGGGGCTTTGGTGCCCAGTGGTGCGGCCGCAGCAGCCTATAAAGCTGCTGCCAAGGCTG GTGCTGGGCTTGGTGGTGTTGGCGGTATTGGCGGCATTGGTGGCTTAGGAGTGTCTACAG GTGCGGTGGTGCCTCAGCTTGGAGCAGGAGTCGGAGCTGCAGGGAAGCCTGGGAAAGTGCCAG GTGTGGGGATCCCAGGTGTATACCCAGGTGGAGTGCTCCCAGGCACAG GAGCTCGCTTCCCAGGTATAGGGGTGCTCCCTGGGGTTCCCACTGGAGCAGGAGTCAAGGCCAAGGCCCCAG GTGTAGGTGGAGCTTTTGCTGGAATCCCAG GAGTTGGACCCTTTGGGGGTCAGCAGCCTGGAGTCCCGCTGGGGTACCCCATCAAGGCACCCAAACTACCAG gtgGCTATGGACTGCCCTACAGCACTGGGAAGCTGCCCTATG GCTTTGGGCCCGGAGGAGTGGCTGGTGCCGCGGGCAAGGCTGGGTACCCGACTGGGACAG gAGTTGGCACCcaggcggcggcagcagcagcagctaaaGCAGCAAAGTTTG GTGCTGCAGGAGCCGGAGTTCTCCCTGGGGTTGGTGTCGGCGTTCCTGGCGTGGCTGGCGCAATTCCTGGCATTGGAGGCATCGCAG gggctggggctccagatgctgctgctgctgctgctgctgcaaagGCGGCTGCTAAGGCAGCCAAATATG GGGCTCCTGGATTGGTGCCTGGGGTGCCAGGCTTTGTCCCAGGAGTTGGAGTTCCTGGTGTTGGGGTCCCTGGTGTTGGAGTCCCAGGAGTTGGAGTCCCTGGTGTTGGGGTCCCAGGAGTTGGAGTCCCAGGAGTTGGAGTCCCAGGAGTTGGAGTCCCAGGTGTTGGAGTCCCAG GGGCTGTGTCACCAGCTGCAGCTGCTAAAGCAGAGGCCAAAGCAGCCAAATACG GGGCCAAAGCCGGGGTGGGAGTTGGAGGCATTCCCACTTTCGGGGTTGGCGCTGGGGGCATTCCTGGCTACGGTGTCGGTGTTGGAGGTGTTCCTGGAGCTGGCATTTCCC CTGCAGCCCAGGCAGCCGCCGCAGCCAAGGCAGCCAAGATTG GTGctgcaggggccctgggaggacTGGTGCCAGGTGCCGCAGGAGCAATACCCGGTGTGCCAGTCGTTGGAGGGGTGCCAG GAGTAGTGACTCCAGCAGCTGCCGCCGCTGCCAAAGCAGCCGCCAAAGCAGCCCAGTTTG GGTTAGGCCCTGGTGTTGGTGTGGTTCCTGGTGTTGGTGTGGCTCCCGGCGTTGGTGTGGCTCCCGGCGTTGGTGTGGCTCCCGGTGTTGGTGTGGCTCCCGGTGTTGGTGTGGCTCCTGGCGTTGGCATTGGCCCTGGCGGTGTTATAG gaGCAGGGGTCCCGGCTGCAGCCAAATCCGCTGCTAAGGCAGCCGCCAAAGCCCAGTTCC gggCTGCCGCTGGGCTTCCTGCTGGCGTTCCTGGATTTGGAGTTGGTGTCGGAATTCCTGGATTTGACGCTGGTGTTGGTGTTCCTGGCtttggggcaggggcag TGCCTGGACCCCTGGCTGCAGCTAAAGCAGCCAAATATG GAGCAGGAGGGATTGGGGCCCTCGGAGGGCTTGGAGACCTTGGTGGAGCCGGTATCCCTGGTGGTGTGGCAG gagtTGGacccgctgctgctgctgctgccaaaGCCGCTGCCAAAGCCGCTCAATTTG GCCTGGGGGTACCCGGTGGGCTCGGAGTCGGAGGACTGGGAGTTGGAGGTCTTGGGGCCGGTGGAATTGTCCCAGGGGTTGGGCCCTTTGGAG GTGTGTCCCCAGCTGCAGCAGCTAAAG
- the ELN gene encoding elastin isoform X1, giving the protein MAGLTAAALRPGVLLLLLSIVHPSQPGGVPGAIPGGVPGGVFYPGAGLGGLGVGALGPGGKPPKPGVGGLAGAGLGAGLGAFPAGAFPGALVPSGAAAAAYKAAAKAGAGLGGVGGIGGIGGLGVSTGAVVPQLGAGVGAAGKPGKVPGVGIPGVYPGGVLPGTGARFPGIGVLPGVPTGAGVKAKAPGVGGAFAGIPGVGPFGGQQPGVPLGYPIKAPKLPGGYGLPYSTGKLPYGFGPGGVAGAAGKAGYPTGTGVGTQAAAAAAAKAAKFGAAGAGVLPGVGVGVPGVAGAIPGIGGIAGAGAPDAAAAAAAAKAAAKAAKYGAPGLVPGVPGFVPGVGVPGVGVPGVGVPGVGVPGVGVPGVGVPGVGVPGVGVPGVGVPGAVSPAAAAKAEAKAAKYGAKAGVGVGGIPTFGVGAGGIPGYGVGVGGVPGAGISPAAQAAAAAKAAKIGAAGALGGLVPGAAGAIPGVPVVGGVPGVVTPAAAAAAKAAAKAAQFGLGPGVGVVPGVGVAPGVGVAPGVGVAPGVGVAPGVGVAPGVGIGPGGVIGAGVPAAAKSAAKAAAKAQFRAAAGLPAGVPGFGVGVGIPGFDAGVGVPGFGAGAVPGPLAAAKAAKYGAGGIGALGGLGDLGGAGIPGGVAGVGPAAAAAAKAAAKAAQFGLGVPGGLGVGGLGVGGLGAGGIVPGVGPFGGVSPAAAAKAAKYGVAARPGFGLSPIFPGGGAGGLGVGGGACLGKSCGRKRK; this is encoded by the exons GGGTCCCAGGGGCTATTCCTGGTGGAGTTCCTGGAGGCGTCTTCTACCCAG GAGCTGGTCTAGGAGGCCTGGGAGTAGGAG CACTGGGCCCTGGAGGCAAACCACCCAAGCCAG GTGTTGGAGGGCTCGCAGGCGCTGGCCTTGGGGCAG ggctCGGGGCCTTTCCTGCAGGCGCCTTCCCGGGGGCTTTGGTGCCCAGTGGTGCGGCCGCAGCAGCCTATAAAGCTGCTGCCAAGGCTG GTGCTGGGCTTGGTGGTGTTGGCGGTATTGGCGGCATTGGTGGCTTAGGAGTGTCTACAG GTGCGGTGGTGCCTCAGCTTGGAGCAGGAGTCGGAGCTGCAGGGAAGCCTGGGAAAGTGCCAG GTGTGGGGATCCCAGGTGTATACCCAGGTGGAGTGCTCCCAGGCACAG GAGCTCGCTTCCCAGGTATAGGGGTGCTCCCTGGGGTTCCCACTGGAGCAGGAGTCAAGGCCAAGGCCCCAG GTGTAGGTGGAGCTTTTGCTGGAATCCCAG GAGTTGGACCCTTTGGGGGTCAGCAGCCTGGAGTCCCGCTGGGGTACCCCATCAAGGCACCCAAACTACCAG gtgGCTATGGACTGCCCTACAGCACTGGGAAGCTGCCCTATG GCTTTGGGCCCGGAGGAGTGGCTGGTGCCGCGGGCAAGGCTGGGTACCCGACTGGGACAG gAGTTGGCACCcaggcggcggcagcagcagcagctaaaGCAGCAAAGTTTG GTGCTGCAGGAGCCGGAGTTCTCCCTGGGGTTGGTGTCGGCGTTCCTGGCGTGGCTGGCGCAATTCCTGGCATTGGAGGCATCGCAG gggctggggctccagatgctgctgctgctgctgctgctgcaaagGCGGCTGCTAAGGCAGCCAAATATG GGGCTCCTGGATTGGTGCCTGGGGTGCCAGGCTTTGTCCCAGGAGTTGGAGTTCCTGGTGTTGGGGTCCCTGGTGTTGGAGTCCCAGGAGTTGGAGTCCCTGGTGTTGGGGTCCCAGGAGTTGGAGTCCCAGGAGTTGGAGTCCCAGGAGTTGGAGTCCCAGGTGTTGGAGTCCCAG GGGCTGTGTCACCAGCTGCAGCTGCTAAAGCAGAGGCCAAAGCAGCCAAATACG GGGCCAAAGCCGGGGTGGGAGTTGGAGGCATTCCCACTTTCGGGGTTGGCGCTGGGGGCATTCCTGGCTACGGTGTCGGTGTTGGAGGTGTTCCTGGAGCTGGCATTTCCC CTGCAGCCCAGGCAGCCGCCGCAGCCAAGGCAGCCAAGATTG GTGctgcaggggccctgggaggacTGGTGCCAGGTGCCGCAGGAGCAATACCCGGTGTGCCAGTCGTTGGAGGGGTGCCAG GAGTAGTGACTCCAGCAGCTGCCGCCGCTGCCAAAGCAGCCGCCAAAGCAGCCCAGTTTG GGTTAGGCCCTGGTGTTGGTGTGGTTCCTGGTGTTGGTGTGGCTCCCGGCGTTGGTGTGGCTCCCGGCGTTGGTGTGGCTCCCGGTGTTGGTGTGGCTCCCGGTGTTGGTGTGGCTCCTGGCGTTGGCATTGGCCCTGGCGGTGTTATAG gaGCAGGGGTCCCGGCTGCAGCCAAATCCGCTGCTAAGGCAGCCGCCAAAGCCCAGTTCC gggCTGCCGCTGGGCTTCCTGCTGGCGTTCCTGGATTTGGAGTTGGTGTCGGAATTCCTGGATTTGACGCTGGTGTTGGTGTTCCTGGCtttggggcaggggcag TGCCTGGACCCCTGGCTGCAGCTAAAGCAGCCAAATATG GAGCAGGAGGGATTGGGGCCCTCGGAGGGCTTGGAGACCTTGGTGGAGCCGGTATCCCTGGTGGTGTGGCAG gagtTGGacccgctgctgctgctgctgccaaaGCCGCTGCCAAAGCCGCTCAATTTG GCCTGGGGGTACCCGGTGGGCTCGGAGTCGGAGGACTGGGAGTTGGAGGTCTTGGGGCCGGTGGAATTGTCCCAGGGGTTGGGCCCTTTGGAG GTGTGTCCCCAGCTGCAGCAGCTAAAG